The following coding sequences are from one Natrarchaeobaculum sulfurireducens window:
- a CDS encoding ribonuclease H-like domain-containing protein, whose translation MRIENSFIPVHGVGEATERRLWEHGITHWEEFDGSVVGSTLADRIESFIEEGWTYLDRGDVSPFAESLPAASRWRLYENVRQETCFLDIETTGLDARRNDVTTVSLHRGGETKTFVNGRDLTADRLTAELEPASLLVTFNGQRFDVPFLETCFDLEVAVPHVDLMYPCKKLGLDGGLKAIERDLGIERDMPDITGRDAVRLWHEYERGDDGSLETLVEYNRADTRNMEPLMEIVADRLHEQVFEAACRRD comes from the coding sequence GTGCGAATCGAGAACAGTTTCATTCCCGTCCACGGTGTCGGGGAAGCGACCGAACGCAGACTCTGGGAACACGGCATCACCCACTGGGAGGAGTTCGACGGGAGCGTCGTCGGGTCGACGCTCGCCGACCGTATCGAGTCGTTTATCGAGGAGGGCTGGACCTACCTCGACCGCGGCGACGTCTCCCCCTTCGCGGAGTCGTTGCCGGCAGCGAGCCGCTGGCGCCTCTACGAGAACGTCCGTCAAGAGACCTGTTTTCTCGATATCGAGACGACCGGCCTCGACGCGCGGCGAAACGACGTAACGACCGTCAGCCTCCACCGCGGGGGCGAAACGAAAACGTTCGTCAATGGTCGTGACCTGACGGCCGATCGACTCACGGCTGAACTCGAGCCCGCATCGTTGCTGGTTACGTTCAACGGCCAGCGCTTCGACGTGCCGTTTCTCGAGACCTGTTTCGACCTCGAGGTTGCGGTCCCGCACGTCGACCTTATGTACCCCTGTAAGAAACTCGGGCTCGACGGCGGGCTGAAAGCGATCGAGCGCGACCTCGGTATCGAACGCGATATGCCCGATATCACCGGTCGCGATGCCGTTCGGCTCTGGCACGAGTACGAACGAGGTGACGATGGGTCCCTCGAGACGCTCGTCGAGTACAACCGAGCCGATACGCGAAACATGGAACCACTGATGGAGATCGTCGCCGACCGCCTCCACGAACAGGTGTTCGAAGCCGCCTGTCGGCGGGACTGA
- a CDS encoding class I SAM-dependent methyltransferase, whose product MKKSLEDHAARFDELADEYDESNADEYRACANLVIEHAAPAADEVVLDLGTGTGAIALALAPDATRVVGRDISDGMMERAAEKATEQGLENVAFDYGTFRDPAYDGPVDIVTSNFAMHHLSDTEKREAIAVIAELEPRKFVLGDVMFFGEPDPDEPFYSPAVDDPATVGLLADAFTDVGFSLTAVERVHDQVGVLVAERSPSDSATPTKPAQDE is encoded by the coding sequence ATGAAGAAGAGTCTTGAGGACCACGCCGCTCGGTTCGACGAGCTAGCAGACGAGTACGACGAGTCGAACGCCGACGAGTACCGCGCCTGTGCGAATCTGGTGATCGAACACGCCGCGCCGGCGGCCGACGAAGTCGTCCTCGATCTGGGGACAGGAACGGGAGCGATCGCACTCGCGCTCGCTCCGGACGCAACGCGCGTCGTCGGTCGCGATATCAGCGACGGCATGATGGAGCGCGCGGCGGAGAAAGCCACCGAACAGGGCCTCGAGAACGTAGCGTTCGACTACGGGACCTTCCGGGACCCCGCCTACGACGGGCCAGTCGACATCGTCACCTCGAACTTCGCGATGCATCACCTCTCGGATACCGAGAAACGGGAAGCGATCGCCGTCATCGCCGAACTCGAGCCCCGGAAGTTCGTTCTCGGCGATGTAATGTTCTTCGGTGAGCCGGATCCCGACGAGCCGTTTTACTCGCCGGCGGTCGACGACCCCGCGACCGTCGGTCTGCTCGCCGACGCCTTCACCGACGTCGGCTTCTCGCTGACGGCCGTCGAACGTGTTCACGACCAGGTCGGCGTTCTCGTCGCCGAGCGGTCACCATCCGATTCAGCGACACCGACGAAGCCAGCGCAGGACGAATGA
- the psmA gene encoding archaeal proteasome endopeptidase complex subunit alpha encodes MQGQAQQQAYDRGITIFSPDGRLYQVEYAREAVKRGTASIGVRTQDGVVLAVDKRVPSPLLEDSSVEKIHKADDHVGVASAGHVADARQLIDFARRQAQVNQLRYGEPIGVETLTKHVTDHIQQYTQVGGARPFGVALIVGGIENGEPRLFETDPSGTPYEWKALAVGADRSELQDFLEENYDAEADLDGGISLALDALASVNDGSLLPSEVGLATVDVETESFEQFDQDRIGEHLEENDLLETESDDE; translated from the coding sequence ATGCAGGGACAAGCCCAACAGCAGGCGTACGACCGAGGCATCACGATCTTCTCACCGGACGGCCGACTCTACCAGGTCGAGTACGCTCGCGAGGCGGTCAAACGCGGCACGGCGAGCATCGGCGTCCGAACCCAAGACGGCGTCGTCCTCGCGGTCGACAAGCGGGTCCCGTCGCCGTTGCTCGAGGACTCGAGCGTCGAGAAGATTCACAAAGCAGACGACCACGTCGGTGTCGCAAGCGCGGGCCACGTCGCCGACGCCCGACAGCTGATCGACTTCGCGCGCCGACAGGCACAGGTCAACCAGCTCCGATACGGCGAGCCGATCGGGGTCGAGACGCTGACCAAGCACGTCACCGACCACATCCAACAGTACACCCAGGTCGGCGGCGCCCGCCCGTTCGGCGTCGCCCTGATCGTCGGCGGCATCGAGAACGGCGAACCCCGCCTGTTCGAGACCGACCCCTCGGGGACGCCCTACGAGTGGAAGGCGCTGGCGGTCGGTGCCGACCGAAGCGAACTCCAGGACTTCCTTGAGGAGAACTACGACGCAGAAGCCGACTTAGATGGCGGCATCTCGCTCGCACTCGACGCGCTCGCGTCGGTCAACGACGGCTCCTTGCTCCCCAGCGAGGTCGGACTGGCGACCGTCGACGTCGAGACCGAATCCTTCGAGCAGTTCGACCAGGACCGCATCGGCGAGCACCTGGAAGAAAACGACCTGCTCGAGACGGAGTCGGACGACGAGTAA
- a CDS encoding nucleic acid-binding protein — protein sequence MTMDATRYEDGSISYPGHPRGPDGAEPVETIDLSEYTAEVVTWTTSTATPPGVREPNHLAIVEFDVSEAVDDGDESVRAIVQLTTGDVETGDQVRAVYEDELREPGAGIREPESQRWDGYRFEPV from the coding sequence ATGACGATGGACGCAACCCGATACGAGGACGGTTCGATCAGCTACCCCGGCCACCCCCGCGGTCCCGATGGCGCGGAGCCGGTCGAGACGATCGACCTCAGCGAGTACACCGCCGAGGTCGTCACCTGGACGACGAGTACGGCGACGCCGCCGGGCGTTCGCGAGCCGAACCACCTCGCGATCGTCGAGTTCGACGTAAGCGAGGCGGTCGACGATGGGGACGAGTCGGTGCGAGCGATCGTCCAGCTCACGACCGGTGACGTCGAAACCGGCGACCAGGTTCGGGCCGTCTACGAGGACGAACTCCGCGAGCCCGGTGCCGGTATCCGCGAACCCGAGAGCCAGCGCTGGGACGGCTACCGCTTCGAGCCCGTCTGA
- a CDS encoding DUF7547 family protein — MVDQDDELAEAVRELTRTIDDLRTELHEELEPRRRRPPLRPPTPRELLAFTDEVALPTLLTVLESSVRALEAFQRGLELVRTQRDVRDRTAQTSTQASERATALRRTTLSQLDSVLAELQRAASEGTLPADDQARDLLSEARELRDDVDRRLREATSEPSSDVVSATDAVRIDVEDGQPTETVLEPEESDEPESAVDVDAELETLKDRYGADEDTGDGDEAGSNVSSGETGTDAADGSEDGDDRNDGTGSSDGEGDGSGDGSGTDENE, encoded by the coding sequence ATGGTCGACCAGGACGACGAACTCGCCGAGGCCGTCCGGGAGCTGACGCGGACCATCGACGACCTCCGTACCGAACTCCACGAGGAACTCGAGCCCCGTCGACGGCGGCCACCGCTCAGGCCGCCGACGCCGCGGGAACTGCTCGCGTTCACCGACGAGGTTGCGCTCCCCACTTTGCTGACGGTCCTCGAGTCGAGCGTCCGCGCGCTCGAGGCGTTCCAGCGTGGGCTCGAACTCGTTCGAACCCAACGGGACGTTCGGGATCGAACGGCACAGACCAGTACACAGGCCAGCGAGCGAGCGACAGCGCTTCGCCGGACGACGCTCTCACAACTGGACTCCGTCCTGGCCGAACTCCAGCGGGCTGCCTCCGAGGGGACGCTTCCTGCGGACGACCAGGCACGAGACCTGCTCTCGGAGGCCCGCGAACTCCGCGATGACGTCGACCGACGCCTCCGCGAGGCCACGAGCGAGCCATCGTCCGACGTCGTTTCAGCTACTGACGCCGTCCGAATAGACGTCGAAGACGGGCAGCCGACGGAGACGGTACTCGAGCCCGAGGAGTCCGACGAGCCGGAGTCGGCCGTCGACGTCGATGCCGAACTCGAGACGCTGAAAGATCGGTACGGCGCCGACGAGGATACTGGAGACGGCGACGAAGCCGGTAGCAATGTCTCCTCGGGCGAGACGGGAACGGACGCCGCCGATGGCTCAGAAGACGGGGACGACAGAAACGACGGGACAGGCAGCTCTGACGGCGAGGGAGACGGCTCTGGCGACGGGAGCGGTACGGACGAAAACGAGTGA
- the tbsP gene encoding transcriptional regulator TbsP — MASNLLNHQIDDILETVLEEASGDVYMVNPSWDAIEKFVAVTTDFDGSVPSVHMLADERTLKDVMDDFIVASNAADLISEDALALRTLEEAPENSLLVTDERVVAVVHAGDRVGGLTTDDASFVADTHDTYADRWADASTFNLRTPPITAVRETLADEISPGAEDDFTAILNSLETARGDGDGLDEVTISLLVAAKNEALLYDISKWGEDVGIASKATFSRTKTKLEDMGLIDTEKVPIDVGRPRLRLKIGDDRLREADNGQLATVAQSILN; from the coding sequence ATGGCCTCGAATTTACTCAATCACCAGATTGATGATATCCTCGAGACAGTTCTCGAGGAGGCGAGTGGGGACGTCTACATGGTCAATCCGTCGTGGGATGCGATCGAAAAGTTCGTCGCCGTCACCACCGACTTCGACGGCTCCGTGCCGTCGGTCCACATGCTCGCCGATGAACGAACGCTCAAAGACGTGATGGATGACTTCATCGTGGCCTCGAACGCCGCTGACCTCATCAGCGAGGACGCCCTCGCCCTGCGAACGCTCGAGGAAGCCCCCGAGAACTCGCTTTTGGTCACCGATGAACGCGTCGTCGCCGTCGTCCACGCCGGCGACCGCGTCGGTGGACTCACCACCGACGACGCGAGTTTCGTCGCGGATACCCACGACACCTACGCCGATCGCTGGGCCGACGCCTCGACGTTCAACCTCCGGACCCCGCCGATCACGGCCGTCCGCGAGACGCTGGCCGACGAGATCAGTCCCGGTGCCGAGGACGACTTCACCGCTATCCTGAACTCGCTCGAGACCGCCCGCGGCGACGGCGACGGACTCGACGAGGTCACGATTTCGCTGCTGGTCGCCGCCAAAAACGAGGCGTTGTTGTACGACATCAGCAAGTGGGGTGAGGACGTCGGCATCGCCTCGAAGGCGACGTTCAGCCGAACGAAAACCAAACTCGAGGACATGGGTCTGATCGACACCGAGAAGGTCCCGATCGACGTCGGCCGTCCCCGTCTGCGCCTGAAGATCGGCGATGACCGACTTCGCGAGGCCGATAACGGCCAGCTTGCGACGGTAGCCCAGTCGATTCTCAACTAA
- the glyA gene encoding serine hydroxymethyltransferase: protein MEHEHVREVDPAVADALEGEVTRQRESLQMIASENHVSRAVVDAQGSVLTNKYAEGYPGSRYYGGCEYADEIERLAIDRATELFGAEHVNVQPHSGTQANQAVYFAMLEPGDKILSLDLTHGGHLSHGHPANFVGQFYDVEQYEVDAETGYLDYEGLADLAGEFDPDIIVSGYSAYPRDIDWERIQDVADDVDALHLADIAHITGLVAAGVHSSPVGVADFVTGSTHKTIRAGRGGIVMCNEEYADDIDAAVFPGGQGGPLMHNVAGKAVGFKEALEPEFEEYAEQTVANAKALGERLVENGFSLVSGGTDNHLVLVDLRESHPETTGGDAEVALEEAGIVLNGNTVPGETRSAFDPSGIRAGTPGLTTRGFDEDDCRTVADLITRVVDAPDDEAVIEEVREEVATLCEANPLYE, encoded by the coding sequence ATGGAGCACGAGCACGTTCGGGAGGTCGATCCCGCCGTTGCCGACGCACTCGAAGGAGAGGTAACCCGCCAGCGAGAGTCGCTGCAGATGATCGCAAGCGAGAACCACGTCAGCCGCGCCGTCGTCGACGCACAGGGGAGCGTCCTGACGAACAAGTACGCCGAGGGCTATCCCGGATCGCGCTACTATGGCGGCTGTGAGTACGCAGACGAGATCGAACGACTCGCGATCGATCGTGCGACAGAGCTGTTCGGCGCCGAGCACGTTAACGTCCAGCCTCACTCCGGCACGCAAGCCAACCAGGCCGTTTACTTCGCAATGTTGGAGCCCGGCGACAAGATCCTCTCGCTCGATCTGACTCATGGGGGCCACCTCAGCCACGGCCATCCGGCAAACTTCGTCGGCCAGTTCTACGACGTCGAGCAGTACGAGGTCGATGCGGAGACGGGCTACCTCGACTACGAGGGGCTCGCCGACCTCGCCGGCGAGTTCGACCCCGATATCATCGTTTCGGGGTACTCTGCGTACCCGCGTGATATCGACTGGGAACGGATTCAAGACGTCGCCGACGACGTCGACGCGCTTCACCTCGCGGACATCGCCCACATCACAGGACTGGTCGCCGCGGGTGTCCACTCCTCGCCGGTCGGCGTCGCGGACTTCGTCACCGGCTCGACCCACAAGACCATCCGCGCCGGCCGCGGCGGGATCGTCATGTGCAACGAAGAGTACGCCGACGACATCGACGCCGCCGTCTTCCCCGGCGGTCAGGGTGGCCCGCTCATGCACAACGTCGCCGGCAAGGCCGTCGGGTTCAAAGAAGCCCTCGAGCCGGAATTCGAGGAGTACGCCGAACAGACCGTCGCGAACGCGAAGGCACTCGGCGAGCGTCTCGTCGAGAACGGGTTCTCGCTGGTTTCCGGCGGCACCGACAACCACCTGGTGCTCGTCGACCTGCGTGAGAGCCACCCCGAGACGACCGGTGGCGACGCCGAGGTCGCTCTCGAAGAAGCGGGAATCGTTCTCAACGGCAATACGGTGCCCGGCGAGACGCGCTCGGCGTTCGACCCGTCGGGAATCCGTGCCGGTACGCCGGGGCTGACTACCCGCGGTTTCGACGAGGACGACTGTCGAACGGTCGCCGACCTGATCACTCGCGTGGTCGACGCTCCCGACGACGAGGCTGTCATCGAGGAGGTCCGCGAGGAAGTCGCGACGCTGTGTGAGGCGAACCCACTTTATGAGTAG
- a CDS encoding Rpp14/Pop5 family protein: protein MKHLPKHLQPRWRYLAIGLEAWPDAEIDRRAFQREVWYAGQNLLGDPGSAAADLSVIRFTFANGEGEALVRVRRGETEPARAAIACIDEIDGAAVGVRIRGISGTIRAAEENYLGRRGQVTEERNVVFGNEERVAVVCDGSADVRLDEAFTGATDLDYDLA from the coding sequence ATGAAACACCTCCCCAAACACCTCCAGCCGCGCTGGCGCTACCTCGCGATCGGTCTCGAGGCGTGGCCGGACGCCGAGATCGACCGACGCGCGTTCCAGCGTGAAGTCTGGTACGCCGGTCAGAACCTACTTGGCGATCCAGGAAGTGCGGCCGCCGACCTCTCCGTCATCAGATTCACGTTCGCCAACGGTGAGGGTGAAGCGCTGGTCAGGGTCCGTCGCGGCGAGACAGAACCGGCTCGAGCGGCGATCGCCTGTATCGACGAGATCGACGGGGCAGCGGTCGGGGTCCGGATTCGCGGTATCAGTGGCACGATCCGTGCCGCTGAAGAAAACTATTTAGGACGCCGTGGGCAAGTCACGGAAGAGAGAAACGTCGTGTTCGGGAACGAAGAGCGAGTCGCCGTCGTGTGCGATGGATCTGCAGACGTACGACTCGATGAGGCGTTCACGGGCGCGACAGACCTCGATTACGATTTAGCGTGA
- a CDS encoding RNase P subunit p30 family protein: protein MYEAVHAYPDGESTVARFAKTAADYGFEGVVVRNGASARADVDPDEIQEAYGVDVVSGVEVQTDDPQRAGGAVGNYRTDETLVIVAGGTNQMNRFAVENEKVDVLAHPMAGRGDVNHVMVKAAVENGVRLEFDLANVLRVHGGRRVRAVQSLRKLWELVDYYDAPYVVSATPRSHLELRAPRELRAVGDQIGLSESGVDEGLTEWGRLAERNRRIHSESFIEPGVKRGRYEEES from the coding sequence ATGTACGAGGCCGTCCACGCCTATCCCGACGGAGAGAGCACGGTCGCCCGGTTCGCGAAGACGGCGGCCGACTACGGCTTCGAGGGCGTGGTCGTTCGCAACGGCGCGAGCGCTCGAGCCGACGTCGACCCCGACGAGATCCAGGAGGCCTACGGGGTCGACGTCGTTTCCGGCGTCGAGGTGCAAACGGACGACCCCCAGCGAGCCGGCGGCGCGGTAGGTAACTACCGGACTGACGAGACGCTCGTTATCGTGGCCGGCGGGACGAACCAGATGAACCGCTTTGCCGTCGAAAACGAGAAGGTGGATGTCCTTGCCCATCCCATGGCCGGGCGTGGCGATGTCAACCACGTCATGGTGAAAGCCGCCGTCGAGAACGGCGTTCGTCTCGAGTTCGACCTCGCGAACGTCTTGCGGGTCCACGGTGGTCGGCGGGTACGGGCCGTCCAGTCGCTTCGCAAGCTCTGGGAGTTGGTCGACTACTACGACGCACCGTACGTAGTGAGCGCAACGCCCCGATCACATCTCGAGCTCCGTGCTCCCCGGGAACTCCGAGCTGTCGGCGATCAGATCGGACTCTCCGAGTCGGGCGTCGACGAGGGGCTGACCGAATGGGGCCGACTTGCGGAACGCAACCGGCGGATCCACTCCGAGTCGTTCATTGAGCCGGGCGTCAAACGAGGGAGATATGAAGAAGAGTCTTGA
- a CDS encoding HalOD1 output domain-containing protein — translation MLLSVDRSESSRNQSLSFEVIVAIAEREGVDPMDIEPPAYDALYDVINPEALDSLFAPREDGTPRAAGRVEFPFCGYQVVVTSDGTVEVEDERTGYE, via the coding sequence ATGCTACTCTCAGTCGATCGGTCGGAATCGAGTCGTAATCAGTCGCTCAGTTTCGAGGTAATCGTCGCCATCGCCGAGCGGGAGGGGGTTGATCCGATGGACATCGAACCCCCGGCGTACGATGCACTCTACGATGTTATCAATCCCGAAGCGCTCGATTCTCTGTTCGCGCCGCGAGAAGACGGTACCCCTCGGGCTGCTGGCCGCGTCGAGTTTCCCTTCTGTGGCTACCAGGTCGTCGTCACCAGCGACGGGACGGTCGAGGTCGAAGACGAACGTACTGGCTACGAGTAA
- a CDS encoding acyl-CoA thioesterase, translating to MENAVYTADIDVRLRDVDFMGHVNNAVYATYIEQAREAFFEEALDVSLVEVGTVLVNLEIDYRRPIEATDEVEITLDVTDLGTSSIPMEYEVRADGELAATARTVQVLVDEDGDAKPLPAEWRNRIGGE from the coding sequence ATGGAAAACGCTGTCTACACCGCCGATATCGACGTCCGTCTACGAGACGTCGACTTCATGGGCCACGTGAACAACGCCGTCTACGCGACGTACATAGAACAGGCTCGAGAAGCGTTTTTCGAGGAGGCCCTGGACGTCTCGCTCGTGGAGGTCGGCACCGTCCTCGTGAATCTCGAGATCGACTACCGTCGACCGATCGAGGCCACCGACGAGGTCGAGATCACCCTCGACGTGACGGACCTCGGGACCTCGAGTATCCCGATGGAGTACGAGGTTCGTGCCGACGGTGAACTCGCGGCGACCGCACGGACCGTTCAGGTACTCGTTGACGAAGACGGCGATGCTAAACCGCTACCAGCCGAGTGGCGAAACCGAATCGGCGGCGAGTGA
- a CDS encoding thiolase family protein codes for MERVAVIGASMTQFGQREDEWILELLSEAALECLEDAAVEASEVEHLYVSNMASGEFEGQTGVMNALAHDIDAVPAYTQRIDQTSSSGGAGIYAAWQSVASGASEMTMLVGGEKMTHRTTGESTDVIASLTHPVEYKTGVTLPSFAGLTARHYLERFDAPRESLAKVAVKNHKNGVDNPNAQFRKEIDKETALESPIVADPLRLYDFCPITDGSAALMLCPESVAEEYTDEYAVITGIDGATDTHVVHEREDPTVMGGVVESGTGAYEMSGREPEDVDVAELHDMFTILEFLQMEGLGFAEQGEAWKLVEEGYTERDTGELPVNTSGGLKSKGHPLGASGVAQAVEIYEQLVGEAGPRQVDAEVGLCCNVGGFGNCVITTIMEATQ; via the coding sequence ATGGAACGTGTCGCAGTAATCGGTGCCTCGATGACCCAGTTCGGGCAGCGCGAGGACGAGTGGATCCTCGAGCTCCTCTCGGAGGCCGCCCTCGAGTGTCTCGAGGATGCGGCCGTCGAGGCAAGCGAGGTCGAACACCTGTACGTCTCGAATATGGCCAGCGGCGAGTTCGAGGGCCAGACCGGCGTAATGAACGCACTCGCCCACGACATCGACGCCGTCCCTGCCTACACCCAGCGGATCGATCAGACGAGTTCGAGCGGCGGTGCGGGCATCTATGCCGCCTGGCAGTCGGTCGCCAGCGGGGCGAGCGAGATGACGATGCTCGTTGGTGGTGAGAAGATGACCCACCGGACGACGGGCGAGTCGACCGACGTGATCGCGTCGCTGACCCACCCGGTGGAGTACAAAACCGGTGTGACGTTGCCGTCGTTTGCCGGTCTCACCGCACGTCATTACTTAGAGCGCTTCGACGCACCTCGAGAGAGCCTCGCGAAAGTCGCGGTGAAAAATCACAAAAACGGCGTCGACAACCCCAACGCGCAGTTCCGCAAGGAGATCGACAAGGAGACCGCACTCGAGTCGCCGATCGTCGCCGATCCGCTGCGGCTGTACGACTTCTGTCCGATCACCGACGGCTCGGCGGCGCTGATGCTCTGTCCCGAATCGGTCGCCGAAGAGTACACCGACGAGTACGCGGTGATCACGGGCATCGACGGCGCGACCGACACGCACGTCGTCCACGAACGCGAGGATCCGACCGTCATGGGTGGCGTCGTCGAGAGCGGGACGGGCGCCTACGAGATGAGCGGCCGCGAGCCCGAGGACGTCGATGTCGCGGAACTCCACGACATGTTCACCATCCTCGAGTTCCTCCAGATGGAGGGTCTCGGCTTCGCCGAGCAGGGTGAAGCCTGGAAACTCGTCGAGGAGGGCTATACGGAACGTGACACGGGCGAACTGCCGGTCAACACCTCCGGCGGGCTCAAATCGAAGGGCCACCCCCTCGGGGCGAGCGGCGTCGCTCAGGCGGTCGAGATCTACGAACAACTCGTCGGCGAGGCTGGCCCTCGGCAGGTCGACGCCGAGGTCGGGCTCTGCTGTAACGTCGGCGGCTTCGGAAACTGTGTCATCACGACGATCATGGAGGCAACACAATGA
- a CDS encoding ribosome assembly factor SBDS, with translation MISLDEAVTARLESHGARFEVLVDPDAALAIKRGEFDDELEDVIAAEDVFEDASRGDRPAENDLEKVFDTTDPLEIIPQVIEDGEIQITADQRREMQEQKRKQLINTIARNAINPQMDDAPHPPERIENALEEAGFTVDPMEPVESQVDDALDALRPVIPIRFEEVTIAVQIPAEYAGSAQAQVRQFGDLVREEWQPDGSWVGAVTFPAGMQNDFYNVVNEHSSGEAETQIVKDKDDLKTR, from the coding sequence ATGATATCACTCGACGAAGCGGTGACGGCTCGGCTCGAGTCCCATGGGGCGCGCTTTGAGGTGCTGGTCGATCCGGACGCGGCACTCGCGATCAAACGCGGCGAGTTCGACGACGAACTCGAGGACGTCATTGCCGCTGAGGACGTCTTCGAGGACGCCTCACGGGGTGACCGACCCGCGGAGAACGACCTCGAGAAAGTCTTCGATACGACGGACCCGCTCGAGATTATCCCCCAGGTAATCGAGGACGGCGAGATCCAGATCACGGCCGATCAGCGTCGCGAGATGCAAGAACAGAAGCGCAAACAGCTGATCAACACGATCGCACGAAACGCGATCAACCCCCAGATGGACGACGCTCCCCACCCGCCAGAGCGAATCGAGAACGCTCTAGAGGAGGCAGGCTTTACGGTCGATCCGATGGAACCCGTCGAGAGTCAGGTCGACGATGCCCTCGACGCCTTACGACCAGTTATCCCGATCAGATTCGAGGAGGTAACCATTGCCGTCCAGATACCTGCCGAGTACGCTGGAAGTGCCCAGGCTCAGGTCAGACAGTTCGGCGATCTGGTGCGCGAAGAGTGGCAACCCGACGGCTCGTGGGTCGGGGCCGTGACGTTCCCCGCGGGGATGCAAAACGACTTCTACAACGTCGTCAACGAGCACTCGAGCGGGGAAGCCGAGACCCAGATTGTCAAGGATAAAGACGATCTCAAGACCCGGTAG
- the hflX gene encoding GTPase HflX, producing MRAIVAKRVDSGTPDTSEITELAEAAGYSVVGEVTQSRKADPALQLGEGKANELAEKAAVADAVTVIFDNRLGPYQTYNLGQLLPEGVEVIDRFTLILEIFGQRAQTRKAQLQVELAELRYELPRVEAKSSLAKRDEHPGFMGLGEYDESRERDIKAQISRIKDELAQIEQTEQHRRERRRDSGFDLVALAGYTNAGKSTLLRRLSTDLEVDENEDLHPDLDSTAESQDKLFTTLGTTTRRADIDPRDVLVTDTVGFISDLPHWLVESFKSTLDSVYRADLVLLVVDVSEPIDEIHEKLVTCHDTLYERNEAPIVTVLNKIDRVDEDELAEKKAALSALAPNPVAVSAKGGTNVDTLLERIDYELPEWERERLVLPMTDDTMSVVSWIHDNANVEDVTYAETDVLVTFEARPSIIAQARSRASELATPSPESASD from the coding sequence ATGAGAGCGATCGTTGCAAAACGCGTCGATTCGGGGACCCCCGACACGAGCGAGATCACCGAACTCGCTGAAGCTGCCGGGTACAGCGTCGTCGGCGAGGTGACGCAGTCACGAAAGGCCGACCCGGCACTCCAGCTTGGGGAGGGAAAAGCGAACGAACTCGCCGAGAAGGCCGCGGTGGCCGACGCTGTGACCGTCATCTTCGACAACCGGCTGGGTCCCTATCAGACGTACAACCTCGGCCAGTTGCTCCCCGAAGGCGTCGAAGTGATCGACCGCTTTACGCTCATCCTCGAGATTTTCGGCCAGCGCGCCCAGACGCGAAAAGCACAACTGCAGGTCGAGCTGGCCGAACTCCGCTATGAGCTACCTCGCGTCGAGGCGAAATCGAGCCTCGCAAAGCGAGATGAACATCCCGGCTTCATGGGGCTCGGCGAGTACGATGAGAGCCGCGAGCGGGACATCAAAGCGCAGATCAGCCGGATCAAAGACGAACTCGCACAGATCGAGCAAACCGAACAGCACCGGCGAGAGCGCCGGCGTGACTCCGGGTTCGACCTCGTCGCGCTCGCTGGCTATACGAACGCCGGCAAGTCGACGCTGTTACGTCGACTCTCGACAGACCTCGAGGTCGACGAGAACGAGGATCTCCATCCCGACCTGGACTCGACGGCCGAGTCCCAGGACAAGCTCTTTACCACGCTCGGGACGACGACCAGACGCGCGGACATCGATCCTCGGGACGTGCTGGTGACCGACACCGTCGGTTTCATCAGCGACCTCCCCCACTGGCTCGTCGAGTCGTTCAAATCGACGCTCGACTCGGTCTACCGGGCCGATCTGGTCTTGCTCGTCGTCGATGTCAGCGAACCGATCGACGAGATTCACGAGAAACTCGTCACCTGTCACGACACCCTCTACGAGCGAAACGAGGCCCCAATCGTGACGGTGCTCAACAAGATCGATCGGGTCGACGAGGACGAACTCGCAGAGAAGAAAGCCGCCCTCTCGGCGCTCGCACCGAACCCCGTCGCAGTCAGCGCGAAGGGGGGAACGAACGTCGACACGCTGCTCGAGCGCATCGACTACGAGCTGCCGGAGTGGGAACGCGAACGGCTCGTCCTGCCGATGACCGACGACACGATGAGCGTCGTCTCGTGGATCCACGACAACGCGAACGTCGAGGACGTAACCTACGCCGAGACGGACGTTCTCGTCACCTTCGAGGCTCGGCCGTCGATCATCGCACAGGCCCGCTCGCGTGCGAGCGAGTTGGCAACACCGTCGCCTGAGTCGGCATCAGACTAA